The following are encoded together in the Parabacteroides chongii genome:
- a CDS encoding glycosyl hydrolase family 95 catalytic domain-containing protein, translating into MKNIKNTLLLLLPVLGMYFFSACDRQQADQPDPVESIIKKHIIRFTTPPERIPARYATDAPLLGNGFTGIALGGAPEELTFYVARNDFWRLKSALDESYPAVLGKIELSVPELKGASYLVEQDLYDAISYASFTKESLSVYCKTYLSATEDIWVLEIRMEGKDALEGSARIVLPGEKEILNEPPLERVFPDIRENDFTSDGTQYVSRAFVDSVDIPTKAAMALHVEGSPDGKFTLRSGETVRIVGSFSSNFKSDDCVSEVIRKVPDCSVGELAVIEKDHKQWWKNYWKKSYVSISDSIIEKQYYRSLYGMGACSRDLDFPPSIFGSWITKERPWWNGDYHLNYNHMAPYYALYSANRIEQADPYYMPLLALISRGNYYSEKVTSIPGGILLPVGGGPLGIETTRRSPFMDLYFKEWIDGKNVEDEGLFWGQKSNSAYAVVNMSMQFYRTWDEEYTRKVYPFVRGVATFWENYLTREGDRYVIYNDAIHEGTVGTKNPILSLGLVRMVMQTVSDMSLFLGVDADKRSQWTFVHDHLSEYPLQERNGKTVFRYTEKGTDWWDGNTLGIQHIYPAGQIGLDSDPELLKIARNTIEEMNRWSDYNGSNSFYPAAVRVGYDPDSILVHLNAYSRHTYSNGFQYGNPHGIENLSTVPNTINEMLCMGHQDIVRIFPVWPRDKDASFHQIRVEGAFLVSATLENGEVTSLILSSEKGRDLTLQNPWGQRKVEVRGKTTGKRVMEGEFIKMKTVADETYQFMPIE; encoded by the coding sequence ATGAAAAACATCAAGAATACTTTGTTACTATTGTTGCCGGTTTTGGGTATGTACTTTTTTTCTGCTTGCGATCGTCAACAAGCTGACCAACCTGATCCGGTGGAGTCGATCATAAAAAAACATATTATTCGTTTTACGACTCCGCCGGAACGGATTCCAGCCCGGTATGCAACTGATGCACCTTTGCTAGGGAATGGTTTTACTGGTATCGCGTTGGGTGGAGCTCCGGAAGAACTGACATTTTATGTGGCACGTAATGATTTTTGGCGATTAAAATCAGCGTTAGATGAATCTTATCCTGCTGTATTGGGTAAAATAGAATTGTCTGTCCCAGAGTTGAAGGGAGCTTCTTATCTGGTAGAACAGGATTTATATGACGCGATCTCTTATGCATCTTTTACTAAAGAAAGTCTTTCCGTGTATTGTAAAACTTATTTGTCTGCTACCGAAGATATTTGGGTTTTAGAGATAAGGATGGAGGGAAAGGATGCATTGGAAGGATCTGCCCGGATTGTTCTGCCTGGAGAAAAGGAGATATTGAATGAGCCGCCTTTGGAACGTGTATTTCCGGATATCAGAGAAAATGATTTCACTTCGGATGGAACCCAATATGTATCCCGTGCCTTTGTTGATTCTGTAGATATTCCAACCAAAGCAGCTATGGCATTACATGTAGAAGGTTCTCCGGACGGAAAATTTACTTTGAGGTCTGGAGAAACTGTCCGTATAGTAGGTTCATTCTCCAGTAATTTTAAAAGTGATGATTGTGTGTCGGAAGTCATACGAAAGGTGCCGGATTGTTCGGTCGGAGAACTGGCGGTTATAGAAAAAGATCATAAACAATGGTGGAAAAATTATTGGAAGAAATCATATGTCAGTATATCTGACAGTATCATTGAAAAACAATATTACCGATCTCTTTATGGCATGGGAGCTTGTAGTCGTGACCTTGATTTTCCTCCTTCTATTTTCGGTTCTTGGATTACTAAGGAACGTCCTTGGTGGAATGGGGATTATCATTTGAATTATAATCATATGGCCCCTTATTATGCCCTTTACTCTGCTAACAGAATTGAACAGGCTGATCCGTATTATATGCCTTTATTGGCACTGATATCGCGGGGAAATTATTATTCGGAAAAAGTGACATCTATACCTGGAGGTATTTTGTTGCCTGTCGGTGGCGGTCCTTTAGGGATTGAAACGACCCGCCGCTCTCCTTTCATGGATCTATATTTCAAGGAATGGATCGATGGTAAAAATGTGGAAGATGAGGGACTGTTCTGGGGACAGAAAAGTAATTCGGCTTATGCGGTTGTGAATATGTCCATGCAGTTTTATCGTACATGGGATGAGGAATATACCCGGAAAGTATATCCTTTTGTGAGAGGAGTTGCTACCTTTTGGGAAAATTATCTGACCCGTGAGGGAGACCGTTATGTCATTTACAACGATGCGATCCATGAAGGTACGGTAGGGACAAAGAATCCGATCCTTTCATTGGGTTTGGTGCGTATGGTTATGCAGACAGTTTCCGATATGAGTCTTTTTTTAGGAGTTGATGCTGATAAAAGATCTCAATGGACTTTTGTTCATGATCATCTTTCTGAGTATCCGTTACAGGAACGAAACGGGAAGACTGTTTTTCGCTATACTGAAAAAGGCACGGACTGGTGGGACGGCAATACCTTGGGAATCCAACATATTTACCCGGCAGGTCAGATCGGGTTGGATAGTGACCCCGAACTATTGAAAATAGCTCGTAATACGATTGAGGAAATGAACCGTTGGTCTGATTATAACGGAAGTAACAGTTTTTATCCTGCAGCCGTGCGGGTCGGTTATGATCCGGATAGTATATTAGTTCATCTGAATGCTTATTCCCGTCATACTTATTCCAATGGGTTCCAGTATGGAAATCCGCATGGCATTGAAAATTTGAGTACTGTTCCTAATACCATCAATGAAATGCTTTGTATGGGACATCAGGATATTGTCCGTATTTTTCCTGTCTGGCCCCGTGATAAAGATGCTTCATTCCACCAGATACGGGTAGAAGGGGCTTTCCTGGTATCCGCTACACTTGAAAATGGAGAAGTAACCTCTCTGATTCTGTCCAGTGAGAAAGGACGTGATCTGACATTACAGAACCCATGGGGGCAAAGAAAAGTGGAGGTAAGAGGAAAGACAACCGGTAAAAGAGTGATGGAAGGCGAGTTTATCAAAATGAAGACGGTTGCTGATGAAACTTATCAGTTTATGCCGATTGAATAG
- a CDS encoding RagB/SusD family nutrient uptake outer membrane protein: MKRLLIYMLTGASLMGTSCSDFLDTIPRDALSPSTTWQTEEDAQKFLVGCYDGWVDDSAILYWDCGSDFGYNNFIHEGWRLIGNGGMSPGNQVANLYSFSMIRRCNDFLTNIENVEFEDEAEKNDMIGQVKTIRAFQYFDKNWWYGGIPIIDSYSTADEAKVKRNTEEEVKQYVYDELDAAIPLLKETPSARGYIAKGTALALKMRSALYYGDYARAKEAAKAIIDMGMYDLESDYSRLFLVEGQDSKEIIMATQHDTNLTSTWVIATMYNNADGGWSSMVPTQNLVDFYEMDNGLTKEEAGSGYDPVHPFANRDPRMAMTVLFPGQDWGGGILNTLDKTVNGVANPNDPNGADNSSKTVLTWAKYLGKSVNYYADMWSANANIIVFRYAEVLLSYAEAENELNGPSAEIYNILNRIRNRVGMPDVDQTKYNTQAELRKLIRRERSVELAGEGLRRADILRWKDDSGKLVAETVLNGPLNRITGTIDYKESNPYKRAVVTGTELIEPRQYASHNRYLPIKQDAMDKNPNLDQTPGY; the protein is encoded by the coding sequence ATGAAACGACTATTAATATATATGCTGACAGGTGCATCGTTAATGGGCACATCCTGTTCCGATTTTTTAGATACGATTCCCCGTGATGCTTTATCTCCAAGTACGACCTGGCAGACTGAAGAAGATGCTCAAAAGTTTTTGGTTGGTTGTTATGACGGATGGGTGGATGACAGTGCGATTCTCTATTGGGATTGTGGCTCTGATTTCGGCTATAATAATTTTATACATGAAGGTTGGAGGCTTATAGGTAACGGTGGTATGTCTCCGGGAAATCAGGTGGCCAATTTGTATAGTTTTAGTATGATTCGTCGTTGTAATGATTTTCTGACTAATATAGAAAATGTTGAATTTGAAGATGAAGCAGAAAAAAATGATATGATCGGTCAGGTAAAGACTATCCGTGCTTTCCAGTATTTTGATAAGAACTGGTGGTATGGTGGTATCCCTATTATCGATTCTTATTCTACTGCAGATGAAGCAAAGGTGAAACGTAATACGGAGGAAGAAGTAAAACAATATGTTTATGATGAATTGGATGCTGCCATTCCTCTATTAAAAGAAACGCCTTCAGCCAGGGGGTATATTGCTAAAGGGACTGCTTTGGCTTTGAAGATGCGTTCCGCTTTATATTATGGTGATTATGCACGTGCAAAAGAGGCTGCAAAAGCTATTATTGATATGGGAATGTACGATCTGGAGTCTGATTATTCCAGACTGTTCCTGGTAGAAGGTCAGGATTCCAAAGAGATTATCATGGCCACTCAGCATGATACGAATTTGACTTCTACCTGGGTAATAGCTACTATGTATAATAATGCAGATGGTGGTTGGTCGTCAATGGTTCCTACCCAGAATCTTGTTGATTTTTATGAAATGGATAATGGTTTAACAAAGGAGGAAGCCGGTAGCGGTTATGATCCGGTTCATCCGTTTGCCAATCGCGACCCGCGTATGGCTATGACAGTGCTTTTTCCCGGACAGGACTGGGGAGGCGGAATATTGAATACGCTGGATAAGACCGTTAATGGGGTTGCCAATCCGAATGATCCGAACGGGGCGGATAACTCTTCCAAAACCGTTTTGACCTGGGCTAAGTATTTAGGTAAAAGTGTGAATTATTATGCTGATATGTGGTCTGCGAATGCTAATATTATCGTTTTCCGCTATGCAGAAGTTTTATTAAGTTATGCAGAAGCAGAAAATGAACTGAATGGTCCTTCTGCTGAAATTTATAACATACTGAACCGTATTCGCAATCGTGTCGGGATGCCTGATGTCGATCAGACGAAGTATAATACACAGGCAGAACTGCGTAAATTGATCCGCCGTGAACGTTCTGTCGAACTGGCTGGTGAAGGTCTTCGCCGGGCGGATATTCTTCGCTGGAAAGACGATAGTGGTAAACTGGTGGCAGAAACAGTTTTGAATGGCCCGTTGAATCGTATAACAGGAACTATCGACTATAAGGAAAGTAATCCTTATAAACGTGCGGTAGTAACAGGAACGGAATTGATCGAGCCTCGTCAGTATGCATCTCATAATCGTTATTTACCGATTAAACAGGATGCAATGGATAAGAATCCGAATTTGGACCAGACTCCGGGTTATTAA
- a CDS encoding glycoside hydrolase family 43 protein — translation MKLHNLFNIALLCLASFLVEAQQVWTPDNGDGTFTNPLMWGDWPDPDIIRVDDDFYFISTSMHYVPGSPIATSKDLVNWKMVGYAVDRYDEDERYDMQNGQLYLNGSWANTIRYNNGKFYVGFCTPYGLGTETGHFSICEADKPEGPWKRTIFPEYLYDPGLFFDDNGKVYVVHGQGKLLITELNSDVRSVKGKPVEIWNKRFENSQTFGKRFGMEGAHMYKINGKYYITCPAGGTEGWQVCLRSDSIYGPYEHKIIVDDNSSYPPNGLHQGGMVQLKNGDWWFIIMQDRGPIGRVPCLMPVKWVDGWPMLGTDGKDVITYPKPNVGKTYPVMVPATSDEFKGKKLGLQWQWNHNPDDTKWTLTERPGYMRLKASQAKSLKEARNTLTQRVQGPSSEGSVLVDITGLKDGNVAGFGVFQFPYAYVAVQQEGDDRKIVMCNDGEIVETVDALKGNKIWIRARVMDKDFTARFYYSLDGKTYSPIGNELKMGLGLDWTANRFALFNYSTKANGVGGYADFDWFHFTGK, via the coding sequence ATGAAATTACACAACCTTTTCAATATAGCATTATTGTGTTTAGCCTCTTTCCTGGTTGAGGCACAACAAGTATGGACTCCTGATAACGGAGACGGAACATTTACGAATCCTCTTATGTGGGGAGACTGGCCTGACCCCGATATTATTCGCGTCGACGATGATTTCTATTTTATATCGACCAGTATGCATTATGTACCGGGAAGCCCGATCGCAACCTCTAAAGATTTGGTTAACTGGAAAATGGTGGGATATGCCGTTGACCGATATGATGAAGATGAACGTTATGATATGCAGAATGGACAGTTATATCTGAATGGATCTTGGGCAAATACGATCCGCTATAATAACGGTAAATTTTATGTAGGTTTTTGTACCCCTTATGGGTTGGGCACGGAAACCGGACATTTTTCCATCTGTGAGGCAGATAAACCGGAGGGTCCCTGGAAACGTACTATATTCCCGGAATATCTTTACGATCCGGGGCTGTTTTTCGATGATAACGGCAAGGTATATGTGGTTCACGGGCAGGGAAAGTTACTCATTACGGAATTGAATTCCGACGTGAGGTCTGTTAAAGGAAAACCTGTTGAAATCTGGAATAAACGATTTGAGAACAGCCAGACATTCGGTAAACGTTTTGGAATGGAAGGTGCCCATATGTATAAGATTAACGGAAAATATTATATCACTTGTCCGGCTGGTGGCACGGAAGGCTGGCAGGTTTGTCTTCGTTCCGATAGTATTTATGGTCCGTACGAACATAAAATAATCGTGGACGACAACAGTTCTTATCCTCCTAACGGTTTACATCAGGGAGGGATGGTTCAGTTGAAGAATGGTGATTGGTGGTTTATTATCATGCAGGACCGGGGTCCTATCGGTCGTGTTCCCTGTTTAATGCCTGTTAAATGGGTCGATGGCTGGCCGATGTTGGGTACTGACGGAAAAGATGTTATTACTTATCCAAAACCGAATGTCGGTAAGACATATCCGGTTATGGTACCGGCGACATCGGATGAGTTTAAAGGGAAGAAGCTGGGACTACAATGGCAGTGGAACCATAATCCGGATGATACGAAATGGACATTGACTGAACGTCCGGGATATATGCGTCTGAAGGCATCGCAGGCAAAAAGTTTGAAAGAGGCTCGTAATACTTTAACTCAACGTGTACAGGGACCGTCATCAGAAGGTTCTGTATTGGTGGATATTACCGGTCTGAAAGATGGAAATGTGGCAGGATTCGGAGTATTCCAGTTTCCGTATGCTTATGTAGCTGTACAACAGGAGGGAGATGACCGGAAGATTGTTATGTGTAATGACGGAGAGATCGTAGAGACGGTAGATGCTTTAAAAGGTAATAAGATCTGGATTCGTGCCCGGGTTATGGACAAAGACTTTACAGCTCGTTTCTATTACAGTCTCGATGGAAAGACTTATTCTCCGATAGGAAATGAACTGAAAATGGGGTTAGGTCTGGATTGGACTGCAAACCGTTTTGCCTTGTTTAATTATTCAACGAAAGCAAATGGAGTTGGCGGTTATGCTGATTTCGACTGGTTCCATTTTACAGGAAAATAA
- a CDS encoding glycosyl hydrolase family 95 catalytic domain-containing protein: MKYIISFLIFCLSGCGLQTETSLSEGNSSGRWVVWSGKPSAIWEDAFVTGNGSHGTMVLGQPGDERIICVHEELFIRGWDHNKETVPVTADLLPEVRRLIDEGKNNQASSLIADEADRQLVGMGAKQRWPLIPHPAFDLRIQYPDRSASVNGKYRRQLDLETGVASVFYDEENGMTESVFSSRKHNVNVIRLKAGKQGKINTILSFEETPGRQGMHFEHNLDSAFLSVEPGAIPGWLTYHAAYANDPGGYDGLARVTQKGGNMQQEGSCLKIEDADEILVLVRIAPLADGKTSEEMNVRQELSGLSDSYEELLSLHSKEHKEMFCRMQLDLGCASEWKEIPTEQMLETVSKQGVTPLFMEQMHAMGRYLLISSCGKYPPPLQGIWGGGWKPNWIGGFVWDSNINLAISAASMSNLPECAESYCSYVERLLPGWRLNARNYLGCRGFIVAHYNDPENGYLTHFGPSFPWMCWPGGAGWNLRPFYEYAMLTGNNEALEKRVLPLYREIADFYEDFLVLGSDSLFHFTPSVSPENAPNGNDTWLSKDATMDVAIAREVFGILLDMGKQFGLPQEEMDKWNFYLERLPEYRINEDGALAEWIDPGYPDVYNHRHLSHLYPVFPGAQLSKNKGDKQLRQAAKVALDKRFEFDTSSAHGLLHLALQAVRIGDMNKVVKNLDRFSRRYYVYDGLVTSHDPNHQIYNLDAILSLPRLFMEMLVYTEPGKIELIPAWPKEYADGQLKGVRVFGGHTLDISWKDGELVDAVLHAVQDGPYEVLYRDKTKQLELHKGETYQITMP; encoded by the coding sequence ATGAAATATATTATTAGTTTCTTAATTTTCTGTTTGTCCGGTTGTGGTTTACAAACAGAGACCTCTCTCTCTGAAGGGAACTCTTCCGGGCGGTGGGTGGTCTGGTCAGGGAAGCCGTCTGCAATATGGGAAGATGCTTTTGTGACTGGAAATGGCAGTCATGGAACAATGGTTTTAGGGCAGCCTGGCGATGAACGGATCATTTGTGTACATGAAGAACTGTTTATCCGTGGATGGGATCATAATAAAGAGACGGTACCTGTCACCGCTGATCTGTTGCCGGAAGTACGCCGTCTGATCGATGAGGGTAAAAATAATCAGGCATCGAGCCTGATTGCTGATGAGGCTGATCGTCAGCTGGTCGGGATGGGAGCCAAACAACGATGGCCTTTGATCCCTCATCCGGCTTTCGATTTGCGGATACAATATCCGGATCGGTCTGCTTCTGTTAATGGGAAATATCGCCGCCAGCTCGATTTGGAAACAGGAGTTGCTTCTGTTTTTTATGATGAAGAGAACGGGATGACGGAATCGGTTTTCTCTTCCAGGAAACATAATGTCAATGTCATTCGGCTGAAGGCTGGTAAACAGGGAAAAATCAATACAATCCTGAGTTTTGAAGAAACTCCCGGGCGACAGGGTATGCACTTTGAACATAACCTGGACAGTGCTTTTCTTTCGGTTGAGCCAGGGGCTATCCCTGGTTGGCTGACTTATCATGCAGCCTATGCGAATGATCCCGGGGGATACGATGGCTTGGCGCGGGTTACTCAGAAAGGCGGAAATATGCAACAGGAAGGTTCATGTCTGAAAATTGAAGATGCAGACGAAATACTTGTTTTGGTACGTATTGCTCCGTTGGCGGATGGCAAAACTTCGGAAGAAATGAATGTACGACAGGAGTTGTCCGGTTTATCGGACAGTTATGAAGAGTTACTGTCTTTACACAGCAAGGAACATAAAGAGATGTTCTGCCGGATGCAGTTGGATCTGGGATGTGCTTCAGAGTGGAAAGAAATCCCTACGGAACAAATGTTAGAAACAGTAAGCAAGCAGGGAGTGACTCCTTTGTTTATGGAACAAATGCATGCAATGGGCCGTTATTTGTTGATCTCTTCGTGTGGAAAATATCCGCCTCCCTTGCAAGGTATTTGGGGAGGAGGATGGAAACCGAACTGGATCGGTGGGTTTGTTTGGGACTCTAATATCAATCTGGCAATTTCGGCTGCTTCGATGAGTAACCTGCCGGAATGTGCGGAATCTTATTGCAGCTATGTTGAACGGCTGTTACCCGGATGGCGTTTGAACGCCAGGAACTATTTGGGATGCCGGGGCTTCATCGTAGCTCATTATAATGATCCGGAGAACGGCTATCTGACTCATTTCGGACCTTCTTTCCCCTGGATGTGCTGGCCGGGAGGAGCGGGCTGGAATCTACGTCCGTTCTACGAATATGCCATGCTGACAGGGAATAATGAAGCATTGGAAAAAAGAGTGCTACCTTTGTATCGTGAGATAGCGGATTTCTATGAAGATTTTCTGGTACTGGGCAGTGATAGCCTGTTTCACTTCACTCCGAGCGTATCACCGGAAAATGCACCGAACGGGAATGATACCTGGTTGAGTAAAGATGCTACGATGGATGTGGCGATAGCCCGTGAAGTATTCGGTATCTTGCTGGATATGGGAAAACAGTTCGGTTTGCCGCAGGAGGAGATGGATAAATGGAATTTTTATCTGGAGAGACTACCTGAATATCGGATCAATGAAGACGGTGCTTTGGCAGAATGGATAGATCCCGGTTATCCTGATGTATACAACCATCGGCATTTATCTCATTTATACCCTGTATTCCCAGGGGCCCAGCTTAGTAAAAATAAAGGGGACAAGCAATTGAGACAAGCAGCTAAGGTCGCTTTGGATAAACGTTTTGAGTTCGATACCAGTTCGGCACACGGTTTGCTTCATCTGGCCCTTCAGGCCGTACGTATCGGAGATATGAACAAAGTCGTGAAAAATCTGGATCGTTTCAGCCGCCGTTATTATGTATACGACGGGCTGGTAACTTCTCATGACCCGAATCATCAGATCTATAATCTGGATGCTATATTAAGTTTGCCTCGTTTGTTTATGGAGATGCTGGTATATACAGAACCGGGGAAAATAGAATTGATACCGGCATGGCCGAAAGAGTATGCCGACGGACAACTGAAAGGTGTCCGGGTCTTCGGTGGGCATACGCTCGACATATCCTGGAAAGACGGGGAACTGGTCGATGCTGTTTTGCATGCGGTACAAGACGGACCATACGAGGTTCTTTACCGGGATAAAACCAAACAGCTGGAACTCCATAAAGGAGAAACATATCAAATAACTATGCCATGA